In Spirosoma aureum, a single genomic region encodes these proteins:
- the cysS gene encoding cysteine--tRNA ligase: MQPLQLYNTLSRKKELFEPLNAPYVGMYVCGPTVYNYVHLGNVRTFLTFDTLYRYLTFIGYKVRYVRNLTDVGHLVGDGDDGEDKIGRMAKLEKVEPMEIVQRFTNDFHTVMGQFNTIPPSIEPTATGHMVEQIEAVQTLLDKGLAYESNGSVYFDIETYNQRGGNYGKLSGRILDDLLNETRELDGQSEKRSPLDFAIWKRAAPEHLMRWNSPWGAGFPGWHLECTCMSTKYLGKQFDIHGGGMDLKFPHHECEIAQGDGLTGLEPVRYWMHSNMLTVNGQKMSKSLGNSFLPAELFAGSHYLLEQAYSPMTVRFFMLQSHYRSTLDFSNEALKAAQKGYRRLANGLRVVKTLTYQPDETIVPSEDKQQDIRQAAQQFFDAMNDDLNTAVGIAQLFTLLKYINMIYLNQLQSATLGEEVFNLLKESFVSFMQDVLGLLEEGTDNQPVLEGLLTLYREYKEQKQYDKVDQIRSYFKAQGLAIKDMKHQIDWAYEE; this comes from the coding sequence ATGCAACCATTACAACTTTACAATACACTTTCTCGTAAAAAAGAACTGTTTGAACCGCTCAATGCTCCGTATGTTGGCATGTATGTGTGTGGTCCGACGGTTTATAATTACGTTCATCTTGGTAACGTCCGTACGTTTCTGACCTTCGATACGCTATATCGTTACCTGACATTCATTGGTTATAAAGTCCGTTATGTCCGCAATCTGACCGATGTAGGCCACCTGGTTGGCGATGGCGACGATGGTGAGGACAAAATCGGTCGTATGGCTAAGTTGGAAAAAGTTGAGCCAATGGAAATTGTTCAGCGATTCACCAACGATTTCCATACGGTGATGGGACAGTTTAACACCATTCCTCCCAGTATCGAACCAACCGCTACGGGCCATATGGTTGAGCAGATTGAAGCCGTGCAAACCTTGCTGGACAAAGGGCTAGCCTATGAATCAAACGGTTCGGTTTATTTCGATATCGAAACGTATAATCAGCGGGGAGGTAATTATGGTAAACTCTCCGGCCGAATTTTAGATGACCTATTGAATGAAACCCGTGAGTTGGATGGTCAATCCGAAAAACGGAGCCCGCTTGATTTTGCCATCTGGAAACGGGCTGCCCCCGAGCACCTGATGCGCTGGAATTCGCCCTGGGGTGCAGGTTTTCCCGGATGGCATCTGGAATGTACTTGCATGAGCACGAAGTATCTGGGCAAGCAGTTTGATATTCACGGGGGGGGTATGGACCTGAAATTCCCGCACCATGAATGCGAAATTGCACAGGGCGATGGCCTAACTGGTCTTGAGCCTGTACGCTACTGGATGCACTCAAATATGCTGACCGTTAATGGTCAGAAAATGTCGAAGTCGCTGGGCAACTCTTTCCTGCCTGCCGAATTATTTGCTGGCAGTCATTACCTGCTTGAACAGGCGTATAGTCCCATGACGGTACGTTTCTTCATGCTTCAGTCGCATTATCGCAGCACGCTCGATTTTTCGAACGAAGCGCTGAAAGCGGCACAGAAAGGCTACCGTCGATTGGCCAATGGCTTACGGGTTGTTAAAACCTTAACCTACCAACCCGACGAAACCATTGTACCGAGCGAAGACAAGCAGCAGGATATTCGGCAGGCTGCACAGCAGTTTTTTGACGCAATGAATGACGACCTCAATACGGCCGTTGGTATTGCGCAATTGTTCACCCTGCTGAAGTACATCAACATGATTTATCTGAACCAACTTCAATCGGCAACCTTAGGCGAAGAGGTTTTTAATCTGCTTAAAGAGTCGTTTGTATCGTTCATGCAGGATGTACTGGGCCTACTCGAAGAAGGAACTGATAATCAGCCTGTGCTGGAGGGCCTGT